A region of Planktothrix tepida PCC 9214 DNA encodes the following proteins:
- a CDS encoding GNAT family N-acetyltransferase, protein MIKIRPYLDQDWPLICCVHDRAQPAEFLGSCDLRAMTPLAHNPNANQICYVYDKFVACKGKTIVGFVAIDRNCIALLYIDPDYQNQGIGKRLLNLALKLIGSPAYTIVMAGNQRAIAFYKKAGFQEIGSFKSHVSGYPCRFIRLSRMLNSSLFDLKMINNFPI, encoded by the coding sequence ATGATTAAAATTCGCCCTTATTTAGATCAAGATTGGCCACTAATTTGTTGCGTTCACGATCGCGCTCAACCTGCGGAATTTTTGGGATCTTGTGATTTAAGGGCGATGACCCCTCTAGCGCACAATCCCAATGCGAATCAAATTTGCTATGTTTATGATAAATTTGTAGCTTGTAAAGGGAAAACGATTGTTGGTTTTGTTGCAATAGATCGCAACTGTATTGCTTTATTATATATCGATCCTGATTATCAAAATCAAGGCATTGGTAAACGGTTATTAAACTTAGCTTTAAAGCTGATTGGTTCCCCCGCTTATACAATTGTTATGGCTGGAAATCAACGAGCGATCGCGTTTTATAAAAAAGCCGGATTTCAAGAAATTGGAAGCTTTAAAAGTCATGTTTCTGGTTATCCTTGCCGATTTATTCGTTTAAGTAGAATGTTAAACTCAAGTTTATTCGACCTGAAAATGATAAATAATTTCCCCATTTGA